Proteins from a genomic interval of Geodermatophilus obscurus DSM 43160:
- a CDS encoding amino acid ABC transporter ATP-binding protein has product MASSAASRVPRVTSRTTGEPLVRLSGVDKWFGELHVLQDIDLSIDRGEVVVVIGPSGSGKSTLCRTINRLEPIDSGEITIDGQRLPEEGKELARLRADVGMVFQSFNLFAHKTILENVTLGPIKVRKQSKGEAERRARELLDRVGVGAQANKYPAQLSGGQQQRVAIARALAMDPKVMLFDEPTSALDPEMINEVLDVMTSLARDGMTMVVVTHEMGFARRAANRVVFMDAGRIVESAVPETFFTNPQSDRAKDFLAKILTH; this is encoded by the coding sequence ATGGCGTCGTCCGCCGCCTCTAGGGTTCCCCGGGTGACCAGCCGTACCACCGGAGAGCCTCTCGTCCGCCTGTCCGGGGTCGACAAGTGGTTCGGTGAGCTGCACGTCCTGCAGGACATCGACCTGTCGATCGACCGCGGCGAGGTGGTCGTCGTCATCGGCCCGTCCGGGTCGGGCAAGTCGACGCTGTGCCGCACGATCAACCGGCTGGAGCCCATCGACTCCGGCGAGATCACCATCGACGGCCAGCGCCTGCCCGAGGAGGGCAAGGAGCTCGCCCGGCTGCGGGCCGACGTCGGCATGGTGTTCCAGAGCTTCAACCTCTTCGCCCACAAGACGATCCTCGAGAACGTCACCCTCGGCCCGATCAAGGTGCGCAAGCAGAGCAAGGGCGAGGCCGAGCGGCGCGCCCGCGAGCTGCTGGACCGGGTCGGGGTCGGCGCGCAGGCGAACAAGTACCCGGCACAGCTCTCGGGGGGCCAGCAGCAGCGGGTCGCCATCGCGCGCGCCCTCGCGATGGACCCCAAGGTGATGCTCTTCGACGAGCCGACCTCCGCGCTGGACCCCGAGATGATCAACGAGGTCCTCGACGTGATGACCTCGCTGGCCCGCGACGGCATGACGATGGTCGTCGTCACCCACGAGATGGGCTTCGCCCGCCGGGCGGCCAACCGGGTCGTGTTCATGGACGCCGGCCGGATCGTCGAGTCCGCCGTCCCCGAGACCTTCTTCACCAACCCGCAGTCGGACCGGGCCAAGGACTTCCTCGCGAAGATCCTCACCCACTGA
- the ctaD gene encoding cytochrome c oxidase subunit I: protein MTALAPHPIVTRSSTAPAPEKGSRLSNFLRTTDHKTIGLMYLVTSFVWFIIGGLMAMLMRGELARPGLQFLSPEQYNQLVTMHGTIMLLFFATPLFFAFGNLIMPLQIGAPDVAFPRLNSFSYWLFLFGSSLAVSGFFTPGGAADFGWYAYTPLSDVAHSPGAGPDLWIAGLAVSGLGTILGAVNFATTMVCLRAPGMTLFRMPIFCWNTLVTSLLVLFAFPILTAALFGLLADRQIGALVYSEENGGSMLWQHLFWFFGHPEVYIIALPFFGIVTEIIPVFSRKPLFGYKGMVFATIAIGALSVTVWAHHMYATGAVLLPFFAFLTYLIAVPTGIKFFNWIGTMWRGQLTFETPMLWSIGFLVTFLLGGLTGVLLASPPLDWHVNDSYFVVAHFHYVVFGTVVFAANAGIAFWFPKMCGRMMDERLGKLQFWMTFIGFHGTFLVQHWLGGEGMPRRYANYLVSDGFTTLNTVSTIFSFILGASIIPFLYNVIRSWRHGPLALRDDPWGHGNSLEWATSSPPPRHNFTEIPKIRSERPAFEAHYPHLIERLEREKHVGKRHEPYAGVSEVGLSGGQRQGSRDPDPT, encoded by the coding sequence ATGACCGCTCTGGCCCCGCATCCCATCGTGACGCGATCGAGCACCGCTCCTGCACCGGAGAAGGGCTCGCGGCTGTCGAACTTCCTGCGGACCACCGACCACAAGACCATCGGCCTGATGTACCTGGTCACGTCGTTCGTGTGGTTCATCATCGGCGGGCTGATGGCGATGCTCATGCGCGGGGAGCTGGCCCGGCCGGGGCTGCAGTTCCTGTCGCCGGAGCAGTACAACCAGCTGGTCACCATGCACGGCACGATCATGCTGCTGTTCTTCGCGACGCCGCTGTTCTTCGCGTTCGGCAATCTGATCATGCCGCTGCAGATCGGCGCGCCCGACGTCGCCTTCCCCCGGCTGAACTCCTTCTCCTACTGGCTGTTCCTGTTCGGCTCCAGCCTCGCCGTGTCGGGCTTCTTCACGCCGGGCGGGGCCGCGGACTTCGGCTGGTACGCCTACACGCCCCTGTCCGACGTCGCGCACAGCCCCGGCGCCGGCCCGGACCTGTGGATCGCCGGCCTGGCGGTGTCCGGTCTGGGCACGATCCTCGGCGCGGTCAACTTCGCGACCACGATGGTCTGCCTCCGGGCGCCGGGCATGACGCTGTTCCGGATGCCGATCTTCTGCTGGAACACGCTGGTGACCAGCCTGCTGGTGCTCTTCGCCTTCCCGATCCTCACCGCTGCCCTGTTCGGTCTCCTGGCGGATCGGCAGATCGGCGCGCTGGTGTACTCGGAGGAGAACGGTGGGTCGATGCTGTGGCAGCACCTGTTCTGGTTCTTCGGGCACCCCGAGGTCTACATCATCGCGCTGCCGTTCTTCGGCATCGTCACCGAGATCATCCCGGTCTTCAGCCGCAAGCCGCTGTTCGGCTACAAGGGCATGGTCTTCGCGACCATCGCCATCGGCGCCTTGTCCGTGACGGTCTGGGCGCACCACATGTACGCGACCGGTGCGGTGCTGCTGCCGTTCTTCGCGTTCCTGACCTACTTGATCGCGGTGCCGACCGGCATCAAGTTCTTCAACTGGATCGGCACCATGTGGCGCGGCCAGCTCACCTTCGAGACGCCGATGCTGTGGTCGATCGGCTTCCTGGTCACCTTCCTGCTCGGCGGGCTGACCGGCGTGCTGCTGGCCTCCCCGCCGCTGGACTGGCACGTCAACGACAGCTACTTCGTCGTGGCGCACTTCCACTACGTGGTCTTCGGCACCGTCGTGTTCGCGGCCAACGCCGGCATCGCCTTCTGGTTCCCCAAGATGTGCGGCCGGATGATGGACGAGCGTCTAGGGAAGCTCCAGTTCTGGATGACGTTCATCGGCTTCCACGGCACGTTCCTGGTGCAGCACTGGCTCGGCGGTGAGGGCATGCCGCGTCGCTACGCCAACTACCTGGTCAGCGACGGGTTCACCACGCTGAACACCGTGTCGACGATCTTCTCGTTCATCCTGGGCGCTTCCATCATCCCGTTCCTCTACAACGTGATCCGGTCCTGGCGCCACGGACCACTGGCGCTGCGGGACGACCCGTGGGGCCACGGCAACTCGCTGGAGTGGGCCACGTCGTCCCCGCCGCCGCGGCACAACTTCACCGAGATCCCGAAGATCCGCTCCGAGCGGCCGGCGTTCGAGGCGCATTACCCGCACCTCATCGAGCGGCTGGAGCGGGAGAAGCACGTGGGCAAGCGGCACGAGCCCTACGCCGGCGTCAGCGAAGTCGGCCTAAGTGGAGGTCAGCGGCAGGGCAGCAGGGACCCCGACCCGACCTGA
- the recA gene encoding recombinase RecA: MATLDRDKALDMALAQIDKQFGKGSVMRLGDSPEVAMKVIPTGSIALDIALGIGGLPRGRVIEVYGPEASGKTTVALHAVANAQAAGGIAAFIDAEHALDPEYARAIGVDTDALLVSQPDTGEQALEIADMLIRSGALDVIVIDSVAALVPRAEIEGEMGDSHVGLQARLMSQALRKITGALNNSGTTAIFINQLREKVGVVYGSPEVTTGGRALKFYSSVRLDVRRIETLKQGTEAVGSRVRVKVVKNKVAAPFKQAELDLLWGQGFSREGGLIDAGVEQGFIRKSGAWYTYEGDQLGQGKENVRTFLRDNPDLADEIEKKVKEKLGIGAKLDEPVVADQPDF, translated from the coding sequence ATGGCAACGCTCGACCGTGACAAGGCCCTCGACATGGCCCTCGCCCAGATCGACAAGCAGTTCGGCAAGGGGTCGGTGATGCGGCTGGGGGACAGCCCCGAGGTCGCGATGAAGGTCATCCCGACCGGCTCCATCGCCCTCGACATCGCCCTCGGTATCGGTGGCCTACCGCGCGGCCGCGTCATCGAAGTGTACGGCCCCGAGGCCTCCGGCAAGACGACGGTCGCCCTGCACGCGGTGGCCAACGCGCAGGCCGCCGGCGGTATCGCGGCCTTCATCGACGCCGAGCACGCGCTCGACCCCGAGTACGCCCGGGCCATCGGCGTCGACACCGACGCGCTCCTGGTCAGCCAGCCCGACACCGGTGAGCAGGCGCTGGAGATCGCCGACATGCTCATCCGCTCCGGCGCGCTCGACGTCATCGTCATCGACTCGGTCGCCGCGCTCGTGCCGCGCGCCGAGATCGAGGGTGAGATGGGCGACAGCCACGTCGGTCTGCAGGCCCGGCTGATGAGCCAGGCGCTCCGGAAGATCACCGGTGCGCTGAACAACTCCGGCACCACCGCGATCTTCATCAACCAGCTGCGCGAGAAGGTCGGCGTCGTCTACGGCTCGCCGGAGGTCACCACCGGTGGTCGCGCGCTGAAGTTCTACTCGTCGGTCCGGCTCGACGTCCGCCGCATCGAGACCCTCAAGCAGGGCACCGAGGCGGTCGGCAGCCGGGTCCGCGTGAAGGTCGTCAAGAACAAGGTCGCCGCGCCGTTCAAGCAGGCCGAGCTCGACCTGCTGTGGGGTCAGGGCTTCAGCCGTGAGGGCGGCCTGATCGACGCCGGCGTCGAGCAGGGCTTCATCCGCAAGTCCGGCGCCTGGTACACGTACGAGGGCGATCAGCTCGGCCAGGGCAAGGAGAACGTCCGCACCTTCCTGCGCGACAACCCCGACCTCGCCGACGAGATCGAGAAGAAGGTCAAGGAGAAGCTGGGCATCGGCGCGAAGCTGGATGAGCCGGTCGTGGCCGACCAGCCCGACTTCTGA
- a CDS encoding amino acid ABC transporter permease, with protein sequence MTTPVLFDVPGPKARRRIRIGTAVGVLVVVAIAVLVLVRLAGNGQLEAQRWAVLFDPASQVPQALGQALLRTLQVAIVGMVLATVLGLVLSVGRLSEHRWVRVVVTTSIEFFRAVPLLVLIFALYFLLPKFGIRLSAFWALVGGLVLYNAAVLAEIFRAGILSVDRGQREAAYGLGMRKTQVMTLVLLPQAVRRMLPVLIAQLVVLLKDTSLGFIISFPELLRGARGLVEFFTLQFGNQYTFQLYVAAAVIYIAINLVLSWLAQYVERRTRGNAKTAATTPTELPADVQMGGGGGVVPTVR encoded by the coding sequence ATGACGACACCCGTCCTCTTCGACGTGCCCGGCCCGAAGGCCCGCCGGCGCATCCGCATCGGCACGGCGGTCGGCGTCCTCGTCGTCGTGGCGATCGCCGTCCTCGTCCTCGTCCGCCTGGCCGGCAACGGCCAGCTGGAGGCGCAGCGCTGGGCCGTCCTGTTCGACCCGGCCAGCCAGGTGCCGCAGGCACTCGGTCAGGCCCTGTTGCGCACCCTGCAGGTCGCGATCGTGGGCATGGTGCTGGCCACCGTGCTCGGTCTGGTGCTCTCGGTCGGCCGGCTCTCGGAGCACCGCTGGGTCCGCGTGGTCGTCACGACGTCGATCGAGTTCTTCCGCGCGGTGCCGCTGCTGGTCCTGATCTTCGCGCTCTACTTCCTGCTCCCGAAGTTCGGGATCCGGCTCAGCGCGTTCTGGGCCCTCGTGGGTGGCTTGGTCCTCTACAACGCTGCGGTGCTCGCCGAGATCTTCCGCGCCGGGATCCTGTCGGTGGACCGTGGCCAGCGCGAGGCCGCCTACGGACTCGGCATGCGCAAGACGCAGGTCATGACGCTGGTGCTGCTCCCGCAGGCGGTCCGGCGCATGCTGCCGGTGCTCATCGCCCAGCTCGTCGTGCTGCTCAAGGACACCTCGCTGGGCTTCATCATCAGTTTCCCCGAACTCCTGCGCGGAGCGCGTGGCCTGGTGGAGTTCTTCACGCTGCAGTTCGGCAACCAGTACACGTTCCAGCTCTACGTCGCCGCCGCGGTCATCTACATCGCGATCAACCTGGTGCTGTCGTGGCTGGCGCAGTACGTGGAGCGGCGCACCCGTGGCAACGCGAAGACGGCGGCCACGACGCCGACCGAGTTGCCCGCCGACGTGCAGATGGGCGGTGGCGGCGGCGTCGTCCCGACAGTCCGGTGA
- a CDS encoding glutamate ABC transporter substrate-binding protein translates to MRITRYAATFGALGLVLAGCSSEAGQQAAEATANAPEVAQDVEFPAGSTMAELAEAGTITVGTKFDQPGFGLANPQGVPEGFDVEVTKIIAGELGIAPEEIEWKETVSANRESFIQNGDVDIVVATYTINDARKQLIDFAGPYYVAGQDIMVATGNPLAIEGPDDLAGKRVCSVEGSTPAQNIRDNYPEAQLTLFDVYSKCADALRNGQVDAVTTDNVILTGLVQGGQGAFELVGNPFTQEPYGIGLTKGDDEFRGFINDTLEQAFEDGSWAAAWDRTAGAITGEPAPEPPTVDRY, encoded by the coding sequence ATGCGCATCACCCGCTACGCCGCCACCTTCGGAGCCCTGGGCCTCGTGCTCGCCGGCTGTTCCAGCGAGGCCGGCCAGCAGGCCGCGGAGGCCACCGCGAACGCCCCCGAGGTCGCCCAGGACGTCGAGTTCCCGGCCGGCAGCACGATGGCCGAGCTCGCCGAGGCCGGGACGATCACCGTCGGCACGAAGTTCGACCAGCCCGGCTTCGGTCTGGCCAACCCGCAGGGCGTGCCCGAGGGCTTCGACGTCGAGGTCACGAAGATCATCGCCGGTGAGCTGGGCATCGCCCCCGAGGAGATCGAGTGGAAGGAGACGGTGTCGGCCAACCGGGAGTCCTTCATCCAGAACGGCGACGTCGACATCGTCGTGGCCACGTACACGATCAACGACGCCCGGAAGCAGCTCATCGACTTCGCCGGGCCCTACTACGTGGCCGGGCAGGACATCATGGTCGCCACGGGCAACCCGCTGGCCATCGAGGGCCCTGACGACCTCGCCGGCAAGCGGGTCTGCTCGGTGGAGGGCTCCACGCCGGCACAGAACATCCGGGACAACTACCCCGAGGCCCAGCTGACCCTGTTCGACGTGTACTCCAAGTGCGCCGACGCGCTGCGCAACGGCCAGGTCGACGCGGTGACCACCGACAACGTCATCCTCACCGGCCTCGTGCAGGGCGGTCAGGGCGCGTTCGAGCTGGTGGGCAACCCCTTCACCCAGGAGCCGTACGGCATCGGCCTGACCAAGGGCGACGACGAGTTCCGCGGCTTCATCAACGACACCCTCGAGCAGGCCTTCGAGGACGGCAGCTGGGCCGCGGCCTGGGACCGGACCGCGGGCGCCATCACCGGCGAGCCGGCTCCCGAGCCCCCGACGGTCGACCGGTACTGA
- a CDS encoding regulatory protein RecX, whose product MGGWPAARERSAPGRRRGRRSGSSPDPDGPDAALPAGDPHPEDEPGDPEQVARSICLRALTGTPKTRQQLADLLAKRGISDDVAELVLDRFSEVGLIDDAAFARAWVTSRQAGRGLARRALKAELRAKGVDGEVAEEAVALVDDQDEWDAARRLVQRRLPGLRRVDRVTAERRLVGMLARKGYGSGLAGWVVREALDEERSGHAEGAEPDPHHGHGLDAWLP is encoded by the coding sequence GTGGGCGGCTGGCCCGCGGCACGGGAGCGCTCGGCTCCCGGACGCCGACGCGGGCGGCGCTCCGGTTCGTCCCCTGACCCGGACGGTCCGGACGCCGCCCTGCCGGCCGGCGACCCGCACCCCGAGGACGAGCCGGGCGACCCCGAGCAGGTCGCCCGGTCGATCTGCCTGCGGGCGCTGACCGGCACCCCTAAGACCCGTCAGCAGCTGGCCGACCTGCTCGCCAAGCGCGGCATCAGCGACGACGTCGCCGAACTGGTCCTCGACCGGTTCAGCGAAGTCGGACTCATCGACGACGCCGCCTTTGCCCGGGCCTGGGTGACCTCGCGCCAGGCCGGGCGAGGCCTGGCGCGGCGCGCGCTCAAGGCCGAGCTGCGTGCCAAGGGCGTCGACGGCGAGGTCGCCGAGGAGGCGGTCGCCCTCGTCGACGACCAGGACGAGTGGGATGCGGCCCGTCGCCTGGTGCAGCGTCGGCTGCCCGGGCTGCGGCGGGTCGACCGGGTCACCGCCGAGCGCCGGCTGGTGGGCATGCTGGCCCGCAAGGGCTACGGCTCCGGGCTGGCCGGCTGGGTGGTCCGCGAGGCGCTCGACGAGGAGCGGTCCGGTCATGCAGAGGGGGCGGAGCCGGATCCGCACCACGGGCACGGCCTGGACGCCTGGCTGCCCTGA
- a CDS encoding DUF3046 domain-containing protein, whose amino-acid sequence MRLQDFWSRLREQFGPMRAESVARDHVFSSLGGRSAVEAIDAGLPVRRVWLAICEEFDVPRKER is encoded by the coding sequence GTGCGCCTGCAGGATTTCTGGTCCCGGCTCCGCGAGCAGTTCGGCCCCATGCGTGCGGAGAGCGTGGCCCGCGACCACGTCTTCAGCTCGCTGGGCGGGCGCAGCGCCGTCGAGGCCATCGATGCCGGCCTGCCGGTGCGGCGGGTGTGGCTGGCGATCTGCGAGGAGTTCGACGTGCCGCGCAAGGAGCGGTGA
- the miaB gene encoding tRNA (N6-isopentenyl adenosine(37)-C2)-methylthiotransferase MiaB produces MTTDLQAAGRTYRVRTYGCQMNVHDSERLSGLLEAAGYAAAPEGEDADVVVLNTCAVRENADNRLYGNLGHLRPVKDGRPGMQIAVGGCLAQKDRGEIVRRAPWVDVVFGTHNVGSLPALLERARHNAEAQVEIAEALEVFPSTLPAKRDSAYSGWVSISVGCNNTCTFCIVPALRGKERDRRPGEILAEVQALVDQGVLEVTLLGQNVNAYGVEFRDRGAFADLLRATGRIDGLERVRFTSPHPREFTDDVITAMAETPAVCHQLHMPLQSGSDDVLRRMRRGYRQDRYLGIIDRVRAAMPDAAITTDIIVGFPGETEADFEQTLDVVRQARFSSAFTFQYSKRPGTPAAGMEGQLPKEVVQERYLRLTALQDEISWAENRAQVGRTVELLVAAGEGSKDAQRGRLSGRARDGRLVHFTAADGVRPGDVVETVVTQAAPHHLVADGPLVSHRRTRAGDAAEAGTRPTTPGVLLGMPRIGAPS; encoded by the coding sequence ATGACGACCGACCTGCAGGCTGCCGGGCGGACCTACCGGGTCCGCACCTACGGCTGCCAGATGAACGTGCACGACTCCGAGCGCCTCTCCGGGCTGCTGGAGGCCGCCGGCTACGCCGCCGCCCCCGAGGGGGAGGACGCCGACGTCGTCGTCCTCAACACCTGCGCGGTGCGGGAGAACGCCGACAACCGCCTCTACGGCAACCTGGGCCACCTCCGCCCGGTCAAGGACGGCCGTCCGGGCATGCAGATCGCCGTCGGCGGCTGCCTGGCGCAGAAGGACCGGGGCGAGATCGTCCGGCGGGCCCCCTGGGTGGACGTCGTCTTCGGCACGCACAACGTCGGCTCGCTGCCGGCGCTGCTGGAGCGCGCGCGGCACAACGCCGAGGCCCAGGTGGAGATCGCCGAGGCCCTCGAGGTCTTCCCGTCGACGCTGCCGGCCAAGCGGGACTCCGCCTACTCCGGCTGGGTGTCCATCAGCGTCGGCTGCAACAACACCTGCACGTTCTGCATCGTCCCGGCGCTGCGCGGCAAGGAGCGGGACCGCCGGCCCGGCGAGATCCTGGCCGAGGTGCAGGCGCTGGTCGACCAGGGCGTCCTCGAGGTGACCCTCCTCGGCCAGAACGTGAACGCCTACGGCGTCGAGTTCCGCGACCGGGGTGCGTTCGCCGACCTGCTGCGTGCGACCGGCCGGATCGACGGGCTGGAGCGGGTGCGGTTCACCAGCCCGCACCCGCGGGAGTTCACCGACGACGTCATCACCGCGATGGCCGAGACCCCCGCGGTCTGCCACCAGTTGCACATGCCGCTGCAGTCCGGCTCGGACGACGTCCTCCGCCGGATGCGCCGCGGTTATCGGCAGGACCGGTACCTGGGGATCATCGACCGGGTGCGGGCCGCGATGCCGGACGCCGCGATCACCACCGACATCATCGTGGGCTTCCCCGGCGAGACCGAGGCCGACTTCGAGCAGACCCTCGACGTGGTCCGCCAGGCCCGCTTCTCCAGCGCCTTCACCTTCCAGTACTCCAAGCGGCCCGGGACGCCGGCCGCGGGGATGGAGGGTCAGCTGCCCAAGGAGGTCGTGCAGGAGCGCTACCTGCGGCTGACCGCGCTGCAGGACGAGATCAGCTGGGCGGAGAACCGGGCCCAGGTCGGGCGGACCGTCGAGCTGCTGGTCGCGGCGGGTGAGGGCAGCAAGGACGCCCAGCGCGGCCGGCTCTCGGGTCGCGCCCGCGACGGACGGCTGGTGCACTTCACGGCGGCGGACGGCGTCCGCCCCGGCGACGTGGTCGAGACCGTGGTGACCCAGGCGGCGCCGCACCACCTGGTCGCCGACGGTCCACTGGTGTCGCACCGGCGCACCCGGGCCGGCGACGCCGCCGAGGCGGGCACCCGCCCGACCACCCCCGGCGTCCTGCTCGGGATGCCCCGCATCGGCGCCCCTTCGTAA
- a CDS encoding DUF349 domain-containing protein: MSSTENAGNSSQQPPQPGTAGSEAVAPEAGTAVAPSPGDAALVDPTAGAATEQAPSQAAPETPAPEASTPEAPTPEAPGPETAIPESATPGTPAPQHAVPEHAVPQHAVPHPPADAAPASDPAQWGRVDEDGTVYVRTAEGERAVGSWQAGDPASGLAHYARRYDDLATEVTLLEARLRAHTGNPSEIKAKAQALAESIPTATAVGDLDGLAARARAMVGTADSAAAESRAEKAAARAAQVARKEALAVEAEQIAAESTSWKAAGDRLKAIVEEWKTIRGIDRKTDEALWSRFAAARDAFGRRRGAHFAALDAQRGEARAAKQELINEAQRLSTSTEWGPTSAAMRSLMDRWKAVPRTGRDGDDDLWKQFRAAQDVFFSARAESDKARNAEQLANQQAKEEILAEAEKLDPSSDLRGAQNVLRKLQERYDAIGHVPRGAMRQLEDRMQAVEQRIRGAVDTSRPRVAPENPMVTSMRQAVTKAEEQLAKAEAAGDGRRIEEARANLATRQEWLAEAEKSANRR, encoded by the coding sequence GTGTCGAGCACGGAGAACGCCGGAAACTCCTCGCAGCAGCCGCCCCAGCCCGGGACGGCCGGATCCGAGGCGGTCGCCCCCGAGGCGGGGACGGCGGTGGCGCCCAGCCCCGGCGACGCCGCTCTCGTCGACCCGACCGCGGGGGCCGCCACCGAACAGGCCCCGTCGCAGGCCGCGCCGGAGACGCCCGCACCCGAGGCCTCCACTCCGGAGGCGCCCACACCCGAGGCTCCCGGTCCCGAGACCGCCATTCCCGAGTCCGCCACCCCGGGAACGCCCGCACCGCAGCACGCCGTCCCGGAGCACGCCGTCCCGCAGCACGCCGTCCCGCACCCGCCCGCCGACGCCGCCCCGGCGTCCGACCCCGCCCAGTGGGGCCGGGTGGACGAGGACGGGACGGTCTACGTGCGCACCGCCGAGGGCGAGCGCGCGGTCGGCTCGTGGCAGGCCGGCGACCCGGCCTCGGGGCTGGCCCACTACGCCCGCCGCTACGACGACCTGGCCACCGAGGTCACCCTGCTCGAGGCGCGGCTGCGGGCGCACACCGGCAACCCCAGCGAGATCAAGGCCAAGGCGCAGGCGCTAGCCGAGTCCATCCCCACCGCCACCGCCGTCGGCGACCTCGACGGGCTGGCCGCCCGCGCCCGGGCGATGGTGGGGACCGCCGACTCCGCGGCCGCCGAGTCCCGGGCGGAGAAGGCCGCCGCACGGGCCGCGCAGGTCGCCCGCAAGGAGGCGCTGGCCGTCGAGGCCGAGCAGATCGCCGCCGAGTCCACCTCGTGGAAGGCCGCCGGGGACCGGCTCAAGGCCATCGTCGAGGAGTGGAAGACCATCCGCGGCATCGACCGCAAGACCGACGAGGCGCTGTGGAGCCGCTTCGCCGCCGCCCGTGACGCCTTCGGTCGCCGCCGGGGCGCGCACTTCGCCGCCCTCGACGCCCAGCGCGGCGAGGCCCGCGCGGCCAAGCAGGAGCTCATCAACGAGGCGCAGCGGCTGTCCACGTCGACCGAGTGGGGTCCCACGAGCGCCGCCATGCGCTCGCTGATGGACCGCTGGAAGGCCGTGCCGCGCACCGGCCGCGACGGCGACGACGACCTGTGGAAGCAGTTCCGCGCCGCGCAGGACGTCTTCTTCAGCGCCCGCGCCGAGTCCGACAAGGCCCGCAACGCCGAGCAGCTGGCCAACCAGCAGGCCAAGGAGGAGATCCTCGCCGAGGCCGAGAAGCTCGACCCGTCCAGCGACCTGCGCGGAGCCCAGAACGTGCTGCGCAAGCTGCAGGAGCGCTACGACGCCATCGGCCACGTGCCGCGCGGCGCCATGCGCCAGCTGGAGGACCGGATGCAGGCCGTCGAGCAGCGCATCCGCGGCGCCGTCGACACCTCCCGCCCGCGGGTGGCTCCGGAGAACCCGATGGTCACCTCAATGCGGCAGGCGGTGACCAAGGCCGAGGAGCAGCTCGCCAAGGCCGAGGCCGCCGGCGACGGCCGCCGGATCGAGGAGGCCCGGGCGAACCTGGCCACCCGCCAGGAGTGGCTGGCCGAGGCCGAGAAGAGCGCCAACCGCCGCTGA
- a CDS encoding amino acid ABC transporter permease: MDFVRDNADLFLDAFLTTLGLSLLAGLLALVLGTLLAAMRVSPIPPLRGLATFYVETFRNTPLTVVFFFIIFGLPQIDFVIGFFPGAVLSVGLYTAAFVCEAVRSGVNAVSGGQAEAARALGLTFGQALREVVLPQAFRTVVPPLGNVLIAMVKNTSIAAGFSVSDLSSLLPRLVNADAGDLTLVLVGVVVGYMVITLPSALAVNQIERRVAILR; encoded by the coding sequence GTGGACTTCGTGCGCGATAACGCCGACCTGTTCCTCGATGCGTTCCTGACCACCCTCGGTCTGTCGCTGCTGGCCGGTCTGCTGGCGCTGGTGCTCGGCACCCTCCTCGCCGCGATGCGCGTCAGCCCGATCCCCCCGCTGCGCGGCCTGGCCACGTTCTATGTCGAGACCTTCCGCAACACGCCGCTCACGGTGGTCTTCTTCTTCATCATCTTCGGGCTGCCGCAGATCGACTTCGTCATCGGCTTCTTCCCGGGTGCCGTCCTGTCGGTCGGCCTCTACACCGCCGCGTTCGTCTGCGAGGCGGTGCGCTCCGGGGTCAACGCGGTGTCGGGCGGCCAGGCCGAGGCCGCGCGGGCGCTCGGGCTGACCTTCGGGCAGGCCCTCCGTGAGGTCGTCCTCCCCCAAGCGTTCCGGACCGTGGTCCCACCCCTGGGCAACGTGCTGATCGCGATGGTGAAGAACACGTCCATCGCCGCGGGCTTCTCGGTGAGCGACCTGAGCTCGCTGCTGCCCCGGCTGGTCAACGCCGACGCCGGTGACCTGACCCTCGTGCTCGTCGGCGTGGTCGTCGGCTACATGGTCATCACCCTCCCGTCCGCCCTGGCGGTCAACCAGATCGAGCGCCGGGTGGCGATCCTGCGATGA